A genomic segment from Diospyros lotus cultivar Yz01 chromosome 5, ASM1463336v1, whole genome shotgun sequence encodes:
- the LOC127802258 gene encoding uncharacterized protein LOC127802258, with the protein MALGMINEIQQYLDARYIGPPEAAWRIFGHPLHAEMPTVIRLALHLPRMHHVVFNPEESLETIQSRAGQQMSTLTGFFAYCAGSEDECPFTYQEFPQHYVWLKSEKRWKSRERGYAIGRMYFASPNCGERFYLRLLLTVVKGPKSFRSLRTVDNVVHDTFKLACVARGLLEDDEEWIQCLKEATVMKTGYQLRRLFSIILTQCSPLNPCALWNQFSTHICDDLAHKIRTLFAISNPTDAQIEDYGLHLLNQILHESGKSLIDFPPMPQVIGNWSVVVGKTFLYNTIALKCRNLRHIVITVASFGIASLLLVGGRTTHSTFSIPLDVLENSNCGLSKQSLQAELFRETKLIIWDEVPMQHRHCVEAVDRTLRDICDSEKPFGGITVVLGGDFRQILPVIPKGVREQIVNASLRHSVLWKHIHILTLDLNMRLNHEGRENANFANFLMKIGTNSQEIVNLPSTIHKCQDLNELLSTIYPRLNMIETSTPTFLTERTILSARNDDVSDINTTALNIFPGRLYTYLAADKMSGDNEIDPTITNRYPNEYLNSLDPPGLPTFKLELKVGCPIILLRNIVPKDGLCNGTRLMVIRCGTRIIEAQILTGEKFGNLAFIPRISLAPSSSEMPFQMTRRQFPVRLAYALTINKSQGQSVKFVGVDLRIPVFSHGQLYVALSRCTSFDRISILLPKDCLDSTTNIVYSEVLL; encoded by the exons ATGGCGTTAGGAATGATAAATGAGATTCAACAATATCTCGATGCAAGGTATATTGGACCTCCAGAAGCTGCTTGGCGAATATTTGGTCATCCTTTGCATGCAGAGATGCCAACAGTTATACGATTAGCACTTCATTTACCTAGAATGCATCATGTTGTTTTTAACCCAGAAGAGTCGTTAGAAACGATTCAATCTAGAGCTGGTCAACAAATGTCAACTCTTACTGGTTTTTTTGCATATTGTGCTGGCAGTGAAGATGAATGTCCATTCACTTATCAAGAATTTCCACAGCATTATGTTTGGCTCAAGTCGGaaaagagatggaaatcaagagaaagggGATATGCAATTGGTAGAATGTACTTTGCTAGCCctaattgtggtgaaagatTTTATCTACGTTTGTTACTAACCGTTGTCAAAGGACCAAAGTCGTTTCGGTCTTTACGCACGGTCGATAATGTtgtgcatgatacatttaaattagcATGTGTTGCAAGGGGACttttagaagatgatgaagaatggatACAATGCTTGAAAGAGGCTACAGTTATGAAAACTGGATATCAATTGAGGAGATTGTTTAGTATTATTCTCACCCAGTGCTCTCCACTAAATCCATGTGCATTATGGAATCAATTCTCAACGCATATATGTGATGACCTTGCACATAAGATTCGTACATTGTTTGCCATTTCTAACCCAACTGATGCTCAAATTGAAGATTATGGTCTCCATCTTTTGAATCAAATACTTCATGAATCAGGCAAAAGTTTAATTGACTTCCCACCCATGCCACAAGTTATTGGAAATTGGAGTGTAGTAGTTG GGAAAACATTTTTGTACAATACGATAGCATTAAAATGTCGCAACCTTAGGCATATCGTTATTACTGTGGCTTCATTTggaattgcatcattgttactgGTCGGAGGTCGTACTACACATTCAACATTTTCCATCCCGTTAGATGTGTTGGAAAATTCAAATTGTGGGCTTAGCAAACAATCATTGCAAGCTGAGTtatttagagaaacaaaactcataatttgggATGAAGTTCCGATGCAACATAGACATTGTGTTGAGGCGGTTGATCGTACATTGAGGGATATTTGTGATAGTGAAAAGCCATTTGGGGGTATTACTGTTGTTCTTGGTGGAGATTTTCGACAAATCTTACCAGTTATACCCAAAGGAGTTCGTGAGCAAATTGTGAATGCATCATTAAGACATTCAGTTCTATGGAAGCATATACATATCTTAACTTTGGATTTGAATATGCGCTTAAATCATGAAGGTCgtgaaaatgctaattttgcaaatttcttGATGAAG atTGGGACCAATTCTCAAGAAATCGTTAACCTTCCATCAACAATACACAAATGTCaagatttgaatgaattactctCTACAATTTACCCACGGTTGAACATGATAGAGACGTCAACCCCAACATTTTTAACTGAACGCACAATTCTGTCTGCGCGTAACGATGATGTCAGTGACATCAATACTACTGCGTTGAATATCTTTCCAGGGAGATTATATACTTATCTTGCAGCAGATAAAATGTCTGGAGATAATGAAATTGATCCTACCATTACAAATAgatatcctaatgaatatttaaattcattggaTCCTCCTGGGTTGCCAACTTTTAAGTTAGAGTTGAAGGTGGGTTGTCCTATAATATTGTTGAGAAACATTGTACCAAAAGATGGACTATGTAATGGTACAAGATTGATGGTTATTAGGTGTGGCACTCGCATAATTGAAGCTCAAATTTTAACTGGAGAAAAGTTTGGTAATTTGGCATTTATACCAAGGATATCTTTGGCACCATCTTCTTCAGAAATGCCTTTCCAAATGACAAGACGTCAATTTCCTGTCCGATTGGCATATGCGTTGACCATTAATAAATCTCAAGGACAATCTGTGAAATTTGTTGGGGTTGATTTGCGCATACCAGTTTTTAGCCATGGACAATTATATGTGGCATTATCTAGATGTACATCATTTGATCGTATAAGTATTCTGCTCCCTAAAGATTGTTTGGATTCTACTACAAATATTGTTTATTCTGAAGTGTTGTTGTAG
- the LOC127802572 gene encoding phytosulfokines-like codes for MRSKKMSKVSAFCTVAILLLFVLTPAAARPVPAFPGDAQAAKTQHEVVDGAELEESCQGVGEEECLIRRTLTAHLDYIYTQKQKQP; via the exons ATGAGATCAAAGAAGATGTCGAAAGTCAGCGCCTTTTGCACGGTAGCCATCCTCCTCCTCTTCGTGCTAACCCCCGCCGCCGCCCGGCCGGTGCCTGCATTTCCCGGTGATGCTCAGGCGGCGAAAACCCAACACGAG GTGGTTGATGGAGCAGAGTTGGAGGAAAGCTGCCAAGGAGTGGGAGAAGAAGAGTGTTTGATCAGAAGAACCCTAACCGCCCACCTTGATTACATCTACACCCAGAAGCAGAAGCAGCCATGA
- the LOC127802259 gene encoding uncharacterized protein LOC127802259: MQHKPAVARYMEESSQQLKPVTVPEELPSDDEGKQIPSKLGKQNEGGLLEQTVVTEQRKGVISKRELKQDDKCFKAKLRLLQVHSVEDVNQLMNVDVCDATKEWTNFQLLMVIGKEIASGKEIADAILDDFVIEFINSEV; the protein is encoded by the exons ATGCAGCACAAGCCAGCa GTAGCAAGATATATGGAAGAAAGCAGCCAACAGCTGAAGCCAGTTACAGTGCCAGAAGAACTACCATCTGATGATGAAG GAAAACAAATTCCCAGCAAATTAGGAAAACAAAATGAGGGGGGATTACTTGAACAAACAGTAGTGACAGAGCAGAGAAAGGGTGTAATTAGCAAGAGAGAGTTAAAGCAAGATGACAAGTGCTTCAAGGCCAAGCTGCGGCTGCTTCAAGTCCACAGTGTTGAAGATGTAAACCAACTAATGAATGTGGATGTGTGTGATGCAACTAAGGAATGGACAAATTTCCAGCTACTGATGGTGATTGGAAAGGAGATAGCATCTGGAAAGGAGATAGCTGATGCTATCTTGGATGATTTTGTCATAGAATTTATTAACAGTGAGGTATAA
- the LOC127802352 gene encoding probable zinc metallopeptidase EGY3, chloroplastic has translation MANLLTTSFPFSSSSSSSSISIKKLNVISLPPPPSKTHLSFSLSSKRFAKFIVKAEQEAEPTSKSSSSSVAVVSEKPETEGEEEKQLEAEEREKQQEMDWKSDEEFKKFMGNPSIEAAIKLEKKRADRKLKELDRESSGNPIVGLFNRLVRDNLTREKERLEKAEETFKALDLNKLKSCFGFDTFFATDVRRFGDGGIFIGNLRKPVEEAIPKLEQKLSEAAGRPVVLWLMEEKTNDITKQVCMVQPKEEMDLQFETTKLSTPWGYFSAVVLCVATFGTIALMSGFFLKPDATWDDYVADVVPLFGGFLSILGVSEIATRVTAARYGVKLSPSVLVPSNWTGCLGVINNYESLLPNKKALFDIPVARTASAYLTSLVLAIAAFVADGSFNGGDNALYIRPQFFYNNPLLSFVQFVIGPYSDDLGNVLPYAVEGVGVPVDPLAFAGLLGMVVTSLNLLPCGRLEGGRIAQAMFGRSTATLLSFATSLLLGIGGLSGSVLCLAWGLLATFFRGGEEVPAKDEITPLGDDRYAWGIVLGLICFLTLFPNGGGTFSSSFFSAPFFRNDL, from the exons ATGGCCAACCTTCTCACCACCTCTTttccattctcttcttcttcttcttcctcttcgaTTTCTATCAAGAAACTGAACGTAATTTCtctgcctcctcctccttctaaGACCCACCTTTCCTTCTCCTTGTCCTCCAAAAGGTTCGCCAAATTCATCGTCAAAGCCGAGCAAGAAGCTGAGCCCACTTCCAAATCTTCTTCGTCTTCCGTGGCTGTAGTTTCCGAGAAGCCCGAAACAGAGGGTGAAGAAGAGAAACAGTTGGAGgctgaggagagagagaagcagcAGGAAATGGACTGGAAGAGTGACGAGGAGTTCAAGAAGTTCATGGGTAATCCCTCCATTGAAGCCGCCATAAAGCTTGAGAAGAAGAGGGCCGATAGGAAGCTCAAGGAGCTCGACAGGGAAAGCAGTGGCAATCCAATTGTGGGGTTGTTCAACAGACTGGTTCGTGACAATTTGACCAGGGAGAAGGAGAGGTTGGAGAAAGCTGAGGAGACCTTCAAGGCTCTTGATCTTAACAAG TTGAAGAGCTGTTTCGGGTTCGACACATTCTTTGCAACAGACGTCAGGAGATTTGGAGACGGGGGAATTTTCattgggaacttgaggaaaccaGTTGAAGAAGCCATACCTAAATTAGAGCAGAAACTCTCAGAAGCAGCCGGCAGGCCGGTTGTGTTATGGCTAATGGAGGAAAAGACTAATGACATTACAAAACAG GTTTGTATGGTGCAACCAAAAGAAGAGATGGACCTGCAGTTTGAAACAACTAAGCTGAGCACTCCTTGGGGCTATTTCAGTGCAGTGGTTCTGTGTGTTGCAACTTTTGGGACAATAGCTTTGATGAGTGGCTTCTTCCTCAAGCCTGATGCTACTTGGGATGACTATGTAGCTGACGTCGTGCCTCTCTTTGGTGGCTTCCTCTCCATTTTAGGAGTTTCTGAG ATAGCCACAAGGGTAACAGCAGCTCGATATGGAGTTAAACTCAGCCCATCTGTCCTTGTGCCATCTAATTGGACAGGATGCTTGGGAGTGATTAATAACTATGAGTCTTTGCTGCCTAACAAAAAGGCACTTTTCGACATTCCTGTCGCGCGCACAGCCAGTGCGTATCTGACATCCTTGGTACTTGCTATTGCTGCTTTCGTCGCGGATGGCAGTTTTAATGGTGGCGACAATGCATT GTATATAAGGCCTCAATTCTTTTACAATAACCCCTTGCTTTCCTTCGTCCAATTTGTAATTGGACCATATTCGGATGATCTTGGGAATGTGTTGCCCTATGCGGTTGAAGGCGTGGGGGTTCCGGTCGATCCCCTTGCTTTTGCGGGACTCCTAG GGATGGTGGTGACTTCTTTGAACTTGTTGCCTTGTGGAAgactagagggaggccgaatTGCACAGGCCATGTTTGGGAGAAGCACTGCTACGTTGCTATCTTTTGCCACTTCACTTCTTCTAGGCATTGGGGGTCTGAGTGGAAGTGTCCTTTGCTTGGCATGGGGACTCTTGGCAACCTTCTTCCGGGGTGGGGAAGAAGTGCCGGCAAAGGATGAGATCACTCCCCTGGGAGATGACCGGTACGCTTGGGGCATCGTACTTGGCCTCATCTGTTTCCTCACTCTCTTCCCTAATGGTGGGGGGACGTTCTCTAGCTCGTTTTTCAGTGCCCCATTTTTCAGGAACGATCTGTAA
- the LOC127802353 gene encoding uncharacterized protein LOC127802353, giving the protein MEIRLQFTAIPIPITKVSENPKMSPLQIVESSLSIPRSNSLPNSCRLCSRFNSPLRRRKSLKFQRHHRSFKLSSKLQEGDGQNSGEEPPESLFMKELRRRGMNPTSLLEESNRSVFGDEDIKLKEEEGSYSKRNAVSTDYEKSLSDQRERSMALNSEGLEGLIPRAKLLLSTGATFFLGFWPLILITVASFSALYLYFGPTFIHDASKTPTTPPQYIDPYELLEDERISQTAPRLN; this is encoded by the exons ATGGAAATCCGTTTGCAGTTCACCGCCATACCAATTCCGATTACTAAAGTCTCCGAGAATCCAAAGATGAGTCCTCTCCAGATTGTCGAATCCAGCTTGTCGATCCCTCGCTCAAACTCGCTCCCCAATTCTTGCCGCTTGTGTTCCCGATTCAATTCTCCGCTCCGACGTAGAAAGTCTCTCAAATTTCAGAGGCATCACCGGAGCTTTAAGCTTTCTTCTAAGCTCCAGGAAGGTGACGGCCAGAACAGCG GTGAAGAACCTCCAGAGTCGTTGTTTATGAAAGAATTAAGAAGGCGGGGTATGAATCCCACTTCATTGCTTGAAGAAAGCAATAGGAGCGTCTTTGGAGATGAGGATATAAAATTGAAGGAAGAAGAGGGTAGTTACTCAAAAAGAAATGCAGTCTCGACAGATTATGAAAAAAGCTTATCTGATCAAAGGGAACGTTCCATGGCTCTGAACAGTGAAGGCTTAGAG GGTTTGATTCCACGAGCTAAGCTCTTGCTATCCACTGGGGCTACTTTTTTCTTGGGATTTTGGCCATTGATCCTCATAACAGTTGCATCCTTCTCTGCTCTATACCTA TATTTTGGACCGACTTTTATACATGATGCAAGCAAAACACCTACAACACCACCCCAATATATTGACCCGTATGAGCTGCTGGAAGATGAAAGGATATCTCAGACAGCTCCACGGTTAAATTGA